From one Nematostella vectensis chromosome 7, jaNemVect1.1, whole genome shotgun sequence genomic stretch:
- the LOC116612821 gene encoding uncharacterized protein LOC116612821, whose protein sequence is MLFFTGPNSLWHLDGNHKLIRWRLVIHGGIDGFSRLVVFLKCSINNRAKTVAHLFLGATEEFCWPSRVRTDKGGENQEVARLMLDRRGEGRGSIIQGSSVHNQRIERLWRDMRDMVTEYFRKLFFFLEDEDILCPDNDIDLFALHYIFLPRINFNLEKFKNSWNNHKLSTENQKTPNQLYLLGMLRLFGSDYTAVKDFFEDNTIDEDTYGIYEPDPGVAEEMQDDEIERVVVPAVSLQVGEACWNELQSVDPLQQDHNHGIPSFIQAKAIIARHVR, encoded by the exons ATGCTCTTTTTCACAGGGCCTAATAGTTTGTGGCATCTTGATGGCAATCACAAGCTTATACG gTGGAGACTTGTGATTCATGGAGGTATAGATGGGTTTTCGAGGTTGGTGGTTTTTCTAAAATGCTCTATAAATAACAGGGCGAAGACGGTAGCACACCTTTTTCTGGGAGCAACTGAGGAATTTTGCTGGCCATCGAGAGTGAGGACAGATAAAGGTGGCGAGAACCAGGAAGTTGCCAGACTGATGCTAGACAGGAGGGGAGAAGGGAGAGGAAGCATCATCCAGGGTAGTTCAGTCCATAACCAGAGGATTGAAAGACTTTGGAGGGATATGAGGGACATGGTGACCGAGTATTTCAGAaaattattctttttcttAGAGGACGAAGATATTTTATGTCCTGACAATGATATTGATCTATTTGCCctacattacatttttttaccaaGAATCAACTTTAATCTCGAAAAATTTAAGAATTCATGGAACAACCATAAATTATCTACAGAAAATCAGAAGACTCCAAACCAATTATATTTATTAGGTATGCTTAGATTATTTGGCTCAGACTATACTGCTGTTAAAGATTTTTTCGAAGACAACACAATAGATGAAGACACTTATGGAATATACGAACCGGACCCGGGGGTGGCGGAGGAGATGCAGGATGACGAGATCGAAAGGGTGGTTGTACCAGCCGTGAGTCTACAGGTTGGGGAGGCTTGTTGGAATGAGCTCCAGTCTGTTGACCCTCTTCAGCAAGACCATAATCATGGCATTCCATCCTTCATCCAGGCTAAGGCGATCATCGCGAGGCACGTACGCTGA
- the LOC116612822 gene encoding cuticle collagen 3A3 isoform X1: protein MSTKVRSFCEDDRQRAKSSLGFSLRPCSDFTPRHHEHRQSYHEHSKETTIFNPYFTNDDDTKTKSVSRSHRNSSASSTKELFIRCPSPSDVASIKTEVESSRRQSLVVLGTLIALFILTMVTLTLTILNTLRSSCDCSGFSSRRGMNSSSDDIDVKRNILDLQSKLERLSQQYKELNDTLTPVLRSPTSLIGPPGPPGLCNVDVCKGTPGIQGPQGLPGKQGPAGPQGRQGASGPPGIPGLNGTVGPRGPQGFSGPRGLQGTPGQNGLQGPPGPQGPMGVNNSIGPPGPPGPQGPQGTGNLSRCEYMVVTDARQTAGSTADRLALLRADHHPGYVITGTLCTTVNGAEAQFTALYDSRVNVWVYRCHCMGSSPYFNPGNAEAVSCSIHYWICPIIM, encoded by the exons ATGTCGACAAAAGTTCGGAGCTTTTGTGAGGATGATAGGCAAAGAGCCAAAAGCTCGTTAGGATTTTCTCTTCGTCCCTGCTCAGACTTTACACCACGCCACCACGAACACAGGCAAAGCTACCACGAACACAGCAAAGAAACTACTATTTTCAATCCGTATTTTACAAACGATGATGATACAAAGACAAAATCAGTGAGTCGCTCTCACAGAAACTCTTCCGCCAGCTCTACGAAGGAGTTATTTATCCGATGTCCATCTCCTTCAGATGTTGCATCTATCAAAACAGAGGTGGAATCATCTCGAAGGCAGTCCTTAGTTGTACTAGGTACTCTGATCGCTTTATTTATTCTAACAATGGTTACATTAACCTTGACAATTCTAAACACTCTGAGGAGTTCCTGCGATTGTTCTGGTTTCTCAAGCAGACGAG gcATGAATTCATCAAGTGATGACATCGATGTCAAAAGGAATATCCTGGACCTTCAAAGCAAGCTGGAACGCTTGAGCCAGCAATATAAG GAGCTGAATGACACCCTCACTCCAGTCCTCCGCAGCCCGACAAGTCTGATAGGCCCACCGGGTCCTCCAGGGCTTTGTAATGTCGACGTGTGTAAAGGAACGCCTGGGATCCAAGGACCACAAGGGCTCCCCGGAAAACAAGGACCTGCAGGTCCTCAAGGTCGGCAAGGAGCATCAGGACCTCCAGGGATACCGGGCCTTAATGGGACCGTAGGGCCAAGAGGGCCCCAGGGGTTTTCTGGACCAAGAGGCTTACAAG GGACTCCCGGTCAAAATGGACTCCAGGGACCCCCAGGGCCGCAAGGACCTATGGGTGTGAACAACTCGATTGGTCCGCCCGGTCCTCCCGGCCCACAGGGTCCCCAAGGTACGGGCAACTTGAGTCGGTGCGAATACATGGTCGTCACTGATGCACGGCAGACGGCAGGGAGCACGGCTGATCGTTTAGCGCTGTTAAGAGCAGACCATCACCCG GGCTATGTCATAACAGGAACTTTGTGCACCACAGTGAATGGTGCAGAGGCCCAATTCACAGCGCTGTATGATTCCAGGGTGAATGTCTGGGTGTACAGGTGTCACTGCATGGGCTCCTCACCTTACTTCAACCCTGGGAATGCTGAGGCTGTCTCCTGCAGTATTCATTACTGGATATGCCCTATTATTATGTGA
- the LOC116612822 gene encoding cuticle collagen 3A3 isoform X2: MENICLDEKHTPPRLNYLAPSEFAKVTREVKSLRKRSSFLVAVLWVMLLLIAVTLVLAVMNAHYFREPCACDGSLRTDGPGMNSSSDDIDVKRNILDLQSKLERLSQQYKELNDTLTPVLRSPTSLIGPPGPPGLCNVDVCKGTPGIQGPQGLPGKQGPAGPQGRQGASGPPGIPGLNGTVGPRGPQGFSGPRGLQGTPGQNGLQGPPGPQGPMGVNNSIGPPGPPGPQGPQGTGNLSRCEYMVVTDARQTAGSTADRLALLRADHHPGYVITGTLCTTVNGAEAQFTALYDSRVNVWVYRCHCMGSSPYFNPGNAEAVSCSIHYWICPIIM, translated from the exons ATGGAGAAtatttgcctggatgagaagcACACGCCGCCCAGACTTAATTATTTAGCGCCTTCCGAATTTGCAAAGGTGACAAGAGAAGTGAAGTCGTTACGCAAGCGCTCGTCGTTCCTTGTGGCAGTGCTATGGGTTATGCTGTTGTTGATTGCTGTGACGTTGGTTTTAGCTGTTATGAATGCGCATTACTTTAGAGAACCCTGCGCTTGTGATGGCTCGTTGAGAACGGATGGCCCGG gcATGAATTCATCAAGTGATGACATCGATGTCAAAAGGAATATCCTGGACCTTCAAAGCAAGCTGGAACGCTTGAGCCAGCAATATAAG GAGCTGAATGACACCCTCACTCCAGTCCTCCGCAGCCCGACAAGTCTGATAGGCCCACCGGGTCCTCCAGGGCTTTGTAATGTCGACGTGTGTAAAGGAACGCCTGGGATCCAAGGACCACAAGGGCTCCCCGGAAAACAAGGACCTGCAGGTCCTCAAGGTCGGCAAGGAGCATCAGGACCTCCAGGGATACCGGGCCTTAATGGGACCGTAGGGCCAAGAGGGCCCCAGGGGTTTTCTGGACCAAGAGGCTTACAAG GGACTCCCGGTCAAAATGGACTCCAGGGACCCCCAGGGCCGCAAGGACCTATGGGTGTGAACAACTCGATTGGTCCGCCCGGTCCTCCCGGCCCACAGGGTCCCCAAGGTACGGGCAACTTGAGTCGGTGCGAATACATGGTCGTCACTGATGCACGGCAGACGGCAGGGAGCACGGCTGATCGTTTAGCGCTGTTAAGAGCAGACCATCACCCG GGCTATGTCATAACAGGAACTTTGTGCACCACAGTGAATGGTGCAGAGGCCCAATTCACAGCGCTGTATGATTCCAGGGTGAATGTCTGGGTGTACAGGTGTCACTGCATGGGCTCCTCACCTTACTTCAACCCTGGGAATGCTGAGGCTGTCTCCTGCAGTATTCATTACTGGATATGCCCTATTATTATGTGA
- the LOC5505042 gene encoding kelch-like protein 12: MDYQNIDDVEYRKSVTSQLMQYQESESMCDITLKTTSEDIFPAHKIVLAAKSDYFKALFTTEMAEKNCQEISLDISTRTLKAILKYVYCGDVSLNVSNARSVFVAADYLMMDHLKKRAAAILKRTITNDLYFEIRNLAETYNSSILDRSTMRYICRHFSLLSQRGGFNNLNFETVERVIRSDEVIVKQEEEVFEAVQRWVGADMRRREHYFEQLFRHVRLCSISEDYLRLMIDDMLVRNSLACMKQILKSLQRRVTKEDNEDIDEPRTCLRKHSRAVILFGGMSGGRTITDTVSWIPGANTWSKLSDMRTPRERHAVVTCQGYVYVIGGYNNSCAVDRYDPRTNTWCSVAQVPDKTIASAAVAFEGKIYVLGGSDGFNAMSTVQRYNPHTNTWQLLAPLTQKRKAHCAVVLHGNLYAISGCTYDNDSLASVERLDPNVDHQPWQRVASLRHHRKYACAVASTNRIIVAGGYQDTSSTALRSCEAYDVMTDEWQGMAPLLLPRAAAGMVRMRGHVFVLGGRSDLQSVRSVERYYEGEGEWRMDKGVLPKPGAWFQCAVVTVPLSGNHRVSVE; the protein is encoded by the coding sequence ATGGATTATCAAAATATCGACGATGTCGAGTACCGCAAGTCTGTCACAAGCCAGCTAATGCAGTATCAAGAGTCGGAAAGCATGTGCGATATTACTTTGAAGACCACATCAGAAGACATCTTCCCTGCGCACAAAATCGTCCTTGCTGCAAAAAGCGACTACTTTAAAGCACTTTTCACGACTGAAATGGCAGAGAAGAATTGCCAGGAAATATCTCTTGATATTTCCACAAGGACTTTAAAGGCCATTCTGAAATACGTGTATTGTGGGGATGTGTCGCTAAACGTTTCTAACGCAAGGAGTGTCTTCGTGGCAGCAGACTATCTCATGATGGATCATTTGAAGAAGCGagcggccgccatcttgaaaagaACTATCACAAATGACTTATACTTTGAAATTCGAAACCTCGCGGAAACCTACAACTCGTCAATTTTAGACAGGTCTACCATGCGTTACATTTGCAGACATTTCAGTTTGCTATCACAGAGGGGTGGATTCAATAATTTGAATTTCGAGACGGTCGAGAGAGTTATAAGGAGCGACGAGGTTATCGTGAAGCAAGAGGAAGAAGTGTTTGAGGCTGTTCAGCGGTGGGTTGGTGCTGACATGCGCAGAAGGGAGCATTACTTTGAGCAGCTATTCCGCCATGTTCGCCTGTGCTCAATATCTGAAGATTACCTACGCCTTATGATAGATGATATGTTAGTCAGAAACAGCTTGGCATGCATGAAGCAAATCTTGAAATCTCTTCAAAGACGAGTTACCAAAGAAGACAATGAAGATATAGACGAGCCAAGGACTTGCTTGCGAAAGCATTCCCGAGCTGTTATATTATTTGGCGGAATGTCCGGCGGACGGACAATCACGGACACCGTATCCTGGATACCGGGCGCTAATACCTGGTCCAAGTTATCAGACATGCGAACGCCACGTGAGCGCCACGCCGTAGTCACGTGCCAGGGTTACGTGTATGTTATTGGCGGATATAACAACTCTTGCGCGGTAGACAGGTACGATCCTCGTACGAACACGTGGTGTAGCGTGGCCCAAGTACCGGACAAGACGATTGCCTCGGCCGCTGTTGCGTTTGAGGGAAAGATCTACGTTCTTGGAGGATCTGACGGCTTCAACGCGATGTCTACCGTCCAGCGTTATAATCCACACACCAACACGTGGCAACTACTAGCACCGCTGACACAGAAACGTAAGGCTCACTGCGCGGTGGTTTTGCATGGAAATCTCTACGCTATTAGCGGATGCACCTATGATAACGATTCCCTGGCCTCGGTCGAGAGACTGGATCCTAATGTTGATCATCAGCCATGGCAACGCGTCGCATCACTGAGACATCACCGCAAATACGCATGTGCAGTAGCCTCTACCAATAGGATAATAGTAGCGGGTGGATACCAGGATACCAGCTCGACCGCACTGCGCAGCTGTGAAGCATATGACGTCATGACTGATGAGTGGCAGGGGATGGCTCCGCTGCTCCTCCCTCGCGCTGCGGCTGGCATGGTGCGCATGCGCGGTCACGTGTTCGTTCTTGGCGGGCGTAGTGATCTGCAAAGTGTGCGTTCTGTTGAGCGGTACTATGAGGGTGAGGGGGAGTGGCGAATGGACAAGGGTGTGCTACCCAAGCCGGGGGCGTGGTTTCAGTGTGCTGTGGTTACAGTGCCTCTGTCAGGGAACCACCGCGTGTCTGTAGAATGA